A stretch of Dysidea avara chromosome 5, odDysAvar1.4, whole genome shotgun sequence DNA encodes these proteins:
- the LOC136254936 gene encoding uncharacterized protein F21D5.5-like, producing the protein MPPKRKSVRAAESEAKRAKAEESVPPTKFKLTWDQAGEATSKGVQPLLFLDGPDAVHSESVAGFDIDWTIIRTKSGKKFGQGADDWLFLNDKVAPKLKELHDAGTKIVFFTNQGGIEKGHTDVDTFCKKIGNIIDAAGVPIQVFASTGADHFRKPSTAMWKYMEEKCNGGVKIDPSKSLYVGDAAGRPKNWKPNTSKDFSCGDRKFAVNLGVKFSTPEEFFMGDEPYANFEWLTLNPKEFYEKIKDEKPPERLHSDAQEMVVMVGRPASGKSFITKHYFTPHGYVQVNRDTVGTQEKCLKMATSAFKEGKSVVVDNTNPKKDVRKPYINLAMKNKVPVRCIYIDIPTELSHHLNYVRQNQTKGKVRRIPEVAYRTYEKYLEKPDVGEGFAEVKNVGFIPHFDSEDDKEIFLQWTSNV; encoded by the exons ATGCCGCCCAAAAGGAAGAGCGTGCGAGCTGCAGAAAGCGAAGCTAAAAGAGCGAAAGCAGAAGAATCTGTTCCTCCAACCAAGTTTAAACTTACATGGGATCAAGCCGGGGAGGCGACATCCAAGGGAGTACAGCCATTGCTATTTCTCGATGGACCGGACGCAGTACACTCAGAATCAGTGGCAGGATTTGATATAGACTGGACCATTATTAGAACTAAGAGTGGAAAGAAATTTGGCCAAGGCGCTGACGACTGGCTGTTTCTGAATGACAAAGTTGCGCCCAAGCTGAAGGAACTACACGATGCAGGAACTAAAATAGTGTTTTTCACCAACCAGGGCGGCATTGAGAAGGGCCATACTGACGTTGACACATTTTGTAAGAAGATAGGGAATATCATTGATGCTGCTGGAGTACCAATACAGGTTTTTGCTAGTACTGGGGCAGACCACTTCCGCAAGCCGAGCACTGCAATGTGGAAGTACATGGAAGAGAAATGTAATGGTGGAGTGAAAATTGATCCATCTAAGTCTCTCTATGTTGGTGATGCTGCTGGAAGGCCAAAAAACTGGAAGCCAAACACATCCAAGGATTTCTCATGTGGTGATAGAAAATTTGCTGTGAATCTTGGAGTGAAATTTTCTACCCCAGAAGAGTTTTTCATGGGAGACGAACCATATGCAAATTTTGAGTGGTTGACCCTAAACCCTAAAGAGTTCTATGAGAAAATAAAGGATGAAAAGCCTCCAGAAAGACTACACTCTGAT GCTCAAGAGATGGTGGTGATGGTTGGACGTCCAGCATCAGGTAAATCCTTCATTACCAAACACTACTTCACTCCTCACGGCTATGTGCAGGTCAACAGAGACACAGTTGGCACCCAAGAGAAATGTCTTAAGATGGCTACATCTGCTTTTAAGGAAGGCAAAAGTGTCGTCGTTGATAATACTAATCCAAAAAAGGATGTTCGTAAACCTTACATCAATTTGGCTATGAAAAATAAAGTTCCAGTAAGGTGTATTTACATTGATATTCCCACTGAACTGTCCCACCATTTGAATTATGTCCGCCAAAACCAGACAAAGGGGAAAGTCCGTAGGATACCTGAAGTAGCCTATCGTACTTATGAGAAGTATCTTGAGAAGCCAGATGTTGGTGAAGGGTTTGCAGAAGTGAAGAATGTAGGATTTATACCACATTTTGATAGTGAAGATGATAAAGAAATCTTTTTACAATGGACCAGTAACGTTTAG
- the LOC136254935 gene encoding DNA methyltransferase 1-associated protein 1-like, with amino-acid sequence MNEDVRDILDVERGGTALTKESLMAPDPKKSRRTDPSMKRPQGMHREVFALLYSDSSRGSNSSSIVPTDTGSGYRQPRARLGQNRVRAWKWMGFTNPARKDGAMLYHWRRATDEGKEYPYSRFNKSIEIPSYTAEEYNKHLSEDQWTKEATDHLFDLCRQFDLRFTVIHDRFDHDKHKRRSIEDLKEHYYSVCNRLNKIRTAREMGGATPELVAYDAEHERKRKLQLERLYNRSHEQVEQEEILIAELKKIELRKKEREKKQQDLQKLITAAEQSTETGQKMTKRGASSSNKKTRTTTPQKGSGGGGGGGGGSGGDSAVVFRSYDKSSGVSLRSSKVKMPPSIGQKKAKIIEQCLEDLHVSLHPMPTEQITLDYNELRTEILLLLDLKATRDSWEFEVQSLKHRLESVSAEKLPRDITPHHSKKSALSDLVASGHSSGRKRRNALVDGAYKKARK; translated from the exons ATGAACGAAGACGTTAGAGACATCTTGGATGTGGAACGTGGAGGGACGGCGCTTACTAAAGAGTCACTAATGGCTCCTGACCCTAAGAAGTCCAGAAGGACAGACCCCTCTATGAAGCGACCACAAGGAATGCACAGAGAAGTATTTGCTCTCCTATACAGTGACTCTTCTCGCGG TAGTAACTCATCCAGTATTGTTCCCACGGATACTGGCAGTGGGTATCGACAACCACGAGCACGTCTTGGTCAGAACAGAGTGAGAGCTTGGAAGTGGATGGGATTTACCAATCCTGCTAGAAAA GATGGAGCAATGCTGTACCACTGGCGAAGGGCTACAGATGAAGGCAAGGAGTATCCTTACAGTCGTTTCAACAAG TCAATAGAAATACCATCCTACACTGCTGAAGAATACAAT AAACATCTCAGTGAAGACCAATGGACTAAAGAAGCTACTGACCACTTGTTTGATCTGTGTAG GCAATTTGATCTTCGCTTCACGGTCATTCATGATCGGTTTGACCATGACAAACACAAG aggaGAAGTATTGAAGATCTGAAGGAACATTACTACAGTGTCTGCAATAGACTTAACAAG ATCAGGACTGCAAGAGAGATGGGTGGGGCTACCCCAGAGCTGGTAGCTTATGATGCAGAACATGAACGCAAGAGGAAACTACAACTGGAAAGGTTGTATAACAGATCACATGAGCAG GTGGAACAGGAAGAGATTCTGATCGCAGAGTTGAAGAAAATTGAGTTGAGGAAGAAGGAGAGAGAGAAGAAACAACAGGACCTACAAAAGCTGATAACAGCAGCAGAGCAGAGTACTGAGACTGGTCAGAAGATGACAAAGAGAGGAGCTAGCTCTTCTAACAAGAAGACTAGAACTACAACACCACAGAAAGGA TCtggaggtggtggtggtggtggtggtggtagtgGTGGAGACTCAGCTGTGGTGTTCCGTTCCTATGACAAGTCAAGTGGTGTATCACTACGTAGTAGTAAAGTGAAGATGCCTCCCTCCATTGGACAGAAGAAGGCTAAAATCATTGAACAGTGCTTGGAAGATCTTCATGTCT CACTCCATCCAATGCCCACTGAGCAGATCACGCTGGATTACAATGAACTACGTACAGAGATATTGCTACTACTTGACCTCAAGGCCACTCGAGACTCCTGGGAGTTTGAAGTACAGTCTCTCAA GCATCGGCTGGAATCGGTATCTGCTGAAAAACTGCCAAGAG ACATCACACCACATCACTCTAAAAAG TCTGCCCTCAGTGACCTTGTGGCAAGTGGACACTCTTCAGGG agaAAGCGTAGAAATGCACTGGTGGATGGTGCCTACAAGAAAGCAAGAAAATAA
- the LOC136254934 gene encoding ATP-dependent RNA helicase DDX4-like, with protein MSEDWDDEDTGAPAVVSISNDVFDSSTTSLTEKKPSTGFGTRWSNTSDHANDDNEWNDESSSKSGFGAGFGTSRGAFGSRGGMSNGDDGFGRRGGRGGRGGFRSLDGDDDSFSSRGRGRGGRGGFGGRNNSDNDDSFGGGGFGHSRGGFKSSNENGDDSNSGGFRGRRGGGFGSRGGFNSAEDGEDSGSRRGRGGLGGNRRGGFGSSNDNEDGESGGFGGGRGRGGGFGGRRGGFNSGNDDNQDGESSGGFGRGRGRGGFGGSRRGGFGSSNDDGEDSGGFGSSRGRGGFGGSRRGGFGSSNGDGEESSGGGFGSRRGGFGGGFKSSNDEDGEQSGGFGGRRSGGFGGFRGDDDGDGDSRGRGRGRGRGGRGGSRSDDDGNIDPSEFSDSKPPRELYIPPDLPEDEETVFSSLAAGINFSKYDDIPVELTGRDPPTAINTFEEAGLFDTLRSNVEKSHYEKPTPVQKNSIPVVLGGRDLMACAQTGSGKTAAFLLPVLTAMVRDGVQGGEQNEVQAPTALVIGPTRELVLQIYGEARKFARDTIIKCVVVYGGTSVGYQLSVLERGCHILVATPGRLVDFLNRKKVILDNLKYFILDEADRMLDMGFGPEIKKVVTNYTMPSKENRQTLMFSATFPEEVQQIASEYLNDYVFLTVGRVGSTTSDIEQHVMQLQEYDKREKLCEILNQSSSDRILVFVETKRSADFLASYLSQEGFPTTSIHGDRLQREREEALRDFRSGRNPVLVATAVAARGLDIPNVKHVINYDLPSSIDEYVHRIGRTGRLGNKGKATAFFQVDKDSSLARSLVKILSDATQDVPDWLEEVASGAVGSNYGPQGGSFASRDTRQQFRGGRGRGGRGGGRGSHDGGFGDSGGDLERGFGSMSFGSSTAVAENDEEWD; from the exons ATGAGCGAAGATTGGGACGACGAAGATACCGGCGCGCCAGCT GTGGTCTCAATATCAAATGACGTATTTGACTCTTCAACAACGTCTTTAACAGAGAAAAAACCCTCCACTGGTTTTGGCACAAGATGGAGTAACACTTCAGACCATGCTAATGATGACAATGAGTGGAATGATGAATCATCTAGTAAAAGTGGATTTGGAGCAGGATTTGGTACCAGTCGAGGTGCATTTGGAAGTCGCGGAGGAATGTCTAATGGCGACGATGGGTTTGGCAGAAGAGGAGGACGTGGTGGCCGTGGCGGTTTCCGCAGCTTAGATGGAGATGATGATTCATTCTCATCTCGGGGAAGAGGTCGTGGAGGCCGAGGTGGTTTTGGTGGTAGGAACAATTCTGACAATGATGATTCTTTTGGTGGAGGAGGTTTTGGCCACTCACGTGGTGGATTCAAATCATCTAATGAAAATGGAGATGACTCTAACAGTGGTGGATTCAGAGGCCGAAGAGGAGGTGGCTTTGGGAGCAGAGGAGGGTTTAATTCAGCAGAAGATGGCGAAGATTCTGGCAGCAGGCGTGGCCGAGGTGGTCTTGGCGGAAACAGAAGAGGTGGCTTTGGCTCCTCAAATGATAATGAAGATGGTGAATCTGGTGGCTTTGGAGGTGGCCGAGGTCGTGGAGGTGGCTTTGGCGGCAGAAGAGGCGGCTTCAACTCAGGAAATGATGACAACCAAGATGGAGAATCAAGTGGAGGCTTTGGCAGAGGTCGAGGCAGAGGAGGTTTTGGTGGAAGCAGAAGAGGAGGCTTTGGTTCTTCTAATGATGATGGAGAAGACTCTGGAGGATTTGGCAGCAGTAGAGGCAGAGGAGGATTTGGTGGCAGCAGAAGAGGAGGATTTGGTTCTTCAAATGGTGATGGAGAGGAATCAAGTGGTGGCGGCTTTGGCAGCAGACGTGGTGGTTTTGGTGGCGGCTTTAAATCATCAAATGATGAAGACGGAGAGCAATCAGGAGGATTTGGTGGTCGACGATCAGGTGGATTTGGAGGCTTCAGaggtgatgatgatggtgatggaGACTCAAGAGGAAGAGGTCGTGGACGAGGCCGTGGTGGACGAGGTGGTTCACGCAGTGATGATGATGGTAATATTGACCCGTCAGAGTTTAGTG ATTCCAAGCCACCACGAGAATTGTACATCCCACCAGACTTACCAGAAGACGAAGAAACAGTGTTCTCATCATTAGCTGCTGGAATCAACTTTTCAAAATATGATGATATTCCTGTTGAGTTGACTGGAAGGGATCCACCTACTGCCATCAATACATTTGAAGAAGCTGGTCTCTTTGACACCCTTCGTTCTAATGTGGAGAAGAGCCACTATGAGAAGCCAACTCCAGTACAAAAGAACTCTATACCAGTTGTGTTGGGTGGACGTGATCTAATGGCTTGTGCCCAAACTGGCTCTGGGAAAACG GCAGCGTTCCTGCTACCAGTATTAACAGCAATGGTACGGGATGGGGTTCAAGGAGGAGAGCAGAATGAAGTGCAGGCACCAACTGCTCTTGTGATTGGACCAACCAGGGAACTGGTGTTGCAGATTTATGGCGAAGCAAGAAAATTTGCCCGTGACACAATCATCAAATGTGTCGTGGTTTACGGTGGCACCAGTGTCGGCTACCAGCTATCAGTGTTAGAGAGAGGATGTCACATTTTAGTGGCTACTCCTGGGAGATTAGTGGACTTCTTGAATAGAAAGAAG GTGATACTTGATAATCTAAAGTACTTTATTTTGGATGAAGCCGATCGCATGTTGGACATGGGTTTCGGTCCAGAGATCAAAAAGGTTGTCACCAACTACACAATGCCATCAAAGGAGAACAGACAGACTCTTATGTTCTCAGCCACTTTCCCAGAAGAGGTCCAACAAATAGCATCAGAATACCTCAATGACTATGTGTTCTTGACGGTTGGACGTGTTGGCAGCACCACCAGTGACATTGAGCAACATGTCATGCAACTTCAAGAGTACGATAAGAGGGAGAAGCTGTGTGAGATCCTCAACCAGTCAA GTAGTGACAGGATACTAGTGTTTGTTGAGACCAAGCGGAGTGCCGATTTCCTTGCATCATATCTCTCCCAAGAAGGCTTCCCTACCACCAGTATCCATGG TGATCGTCTACAAAGAGAAAGAGAGGAGGCATTAAGAGATTTCCGTAGTGGTCGTAATCCTGTCTTAGTAGCCACAGCAGTGGCAGCCAGAGGACTGGACATTCCTAATGTGAAACATGTCATCAACTATGACCTCCCCAGTAGCATCGATGAGTATGTGCACCGGATTGGACGTACTGGTCGATTAGGAAACAAAGGAAAGGCAACAGCCTTCTTCCAAGTGGACAAGGACTCATCATTGGCTAGGAGTTTAGTGAAGATATTGTCAGAT GCAACACAAGATGTACCTGACTGGCTAGAAGAAGTGGCCTCAGGAGCAGTTGGCTCCAACTACGGGCCACAAGGTGGCAGTTTTGCTTCCAGGGATACTAGG CAACAATTCCGTGGAGGTCGTGGCAGAGGTGGTCGCGGTGGTGGCCGAGGTAGTCATGATGGCGGATTTGGCGACAGTGGCGGAGATTTGGAAAGAGGATTTGGTAGTATGTCATTCGGCAGTTCCACAGCCGTAGCAGAAAACGACGAAGAATGGGACTAG